The following proteins come from a genomic window of Candidatus Zixiibacteriota bacterium:
- a CDS encoding AbrB family transcriptional regulator, whose translation MSGSSDLRKRLAAILRAVAVGLPAGYLFDRLDTPIPWMVGPMIAVAALNLAGVRMLAPPYARQMGQVVLGSSVSLYFTPPVVAALGANFPAILAATAAAFVVGAFGAMILTRVSGVEEKSTFFASIPGGAMAMAVLAERNGAQIVPVAVAHSLRVSIVVIVIPFALTYGGVPLEASPYRPSLPLDYAILVPWLAAGFALGEVSERLGLHNGYLLSPIFFGAALTIAGVRLSAVPGWMTDFAQLMFGLVLGARYERAFFARYRLFVPFALLNSFFILIASAAVAAVLARLFSLPIATMIIATAPGGLAEMTITAQALQISVPLVVAFHLFRVVAVNMGTQYIYAWAGRVLARSGAPRT comes from the coding sequence ATGAGCGGATCGAGCGATCTACGTAAGCGGCTTGCGGCGATTCTCAGGGCAGTGGCCGTCGGCCTTCCCGCCGGCTATCTCTTCGACCGCCTCGATACGCCGATCCCCTGGATGGTCGGGCCGATGATCGCGGTCGCCGCGCTCAACCTCGCCGGAGTGCGGATGCTGGCGCCGCCCTATGCCCGGCAGATGGGCCAGGTGGTTCTCGGCTCCTCGGTTTCCCTCTACTTCACGCCGCCCGTGGTGGCGGCCCTGGGGGCCAACTTTCCCGCGATCCTGGCGGCGACCGCCGCGGCTTTCGTGGTCGGCGCGTTCGGGGCGATGATCCTCACCCGGGTCTCCGGCGTCGAAGAGAAGTCGACTTTCTTCGCCTCGATACCGGGCGGCGCGATGGCGATGGCGGTGCTGGCCGAGCGCAACGGCGCGCAGATCGTCCCCGTGGCCGTCGCCCACAGCCTGCGGGTCTCGATCGTGGTGATCGTGATTCCGTTCGCGCTCACCTACGGCGGGGTGCCGCTCGAGGCGAGTCCCTATCGCCCGTCGCTTCCCCTCGACTACGCTATCCTGGTGCCGTGGCTCGCCGCCGGCTTCGCCCTGGGAGAAGTTTCGGAGCGGCTGGGATTGCACAACGGCTACCTGCTGTCGCCGATCTTTTTCGGCGCCGCGCTCACGATCGCCGGCGTCCGCCTGTCGGCGGTCCCGGGCTGGATGACCGATTTCGCCCAGCTGATGTTCGGGCTCGTGCTCGGCGCGCGCTACGAGCGGGCCTTCTTCGCCCGTTACCGGCTGTTCGTGCCGTTCGCGCTGCTGAACTCATTCTTCATCCTGATCGCCTCGGCGGCCGTCGCCGCCGTCCTCGCCCGCCTTTTCAGCCTGCCGATCGCCACGATGATCATCGCGACCGCCCCCGGCGGCCTTGCCGAGATGACCATCACCGCCCAGGCCCTGCAGATCAGCGTGCCCCTGGTGGTGGCGTTTCACCTCTTCCGGGTCGTGGCCGTCAACATGGGCACGCAGTACATCTACGCGTGGGCGGGACGCGTCCTCGCCCGGTCGGGCGCGCCGCGGACGTGA
- a CDS encoding thiamine pyrophosphate-binding protein, protein MAKPATQAQPIKKSDRRWQSDVIVDMIKRYGFEYIALNPGASYRGLHDSLVNYGENDPPMLLCPHEKIAVQIAHGYARAKGRPMIAIVHDLVGLLHAPMGIYYAYLDRAPVFIIGATGPMAEPKRRPFIDWIHTANVQGEAIRNFVKWDYQPTTVDGVPGAFARAYSVMMSARQGPVYMCYDAGLQEAELDHDVEMPPPGAIEVPAPPAADPAALEKAADTLAAARRVAIIADFAARPPHGWDHVVALAETLGASVWDVGSRLNFPTDHPLNLTMDPEGCYKDVDVVLTLDIADFEKPTHVRDIATRTVVSKVPAGATWIDIGFTDVEISKWSMDYARPFYAHQRMTADPVTTVPRLTRMLEERIARTPGLAERIARRKQEIAARHAEVRARWRKQAEEHWDQKPMTVPRLALEVWEAIKGEDWVLTAGDLGSWGKKLWSFDRPYCHGGRELGTGTQIGTSLGVALANKGTGRLVVDLQPDGDLMFDAGSLWVAAKYRIPMLIVMFNNRAYYNDWNHQLVLARTRGTDPARAHIGMDLFDPDPDFAGLARSMGWYGEGPIENGDDLGPALKRAIEQVKQGRPALVDAVCDRRNHG, encoded by the coding sequence ATGGCAAAGCCGGCCACCCAAGCCCAACCCATCAAGAAGTCCGACCGGCGCTGGCAATCCGATGTCATCGTCGACATGATCAAGCGCTACGGCTTCGAGTACATCGCGCTCAATCCCGGCGCGAGCTACCGCGGCCTGCACGACTCCCTGGTCAACTACGGCGAGAACGATCCGCCCATGCTTCTCTGCCCGCACGAGAAGATCGCGGTGCAGATCGCCCATGGCTACGCCCGGGCGAAGGGCAGGCCGATGATCGCGATCGTTCACGACCTGGTCGGGCTGCTCCACGCGCCGATGGGCATCTACTATGCGTATCTCGACCGCGCGCCGGTCTTCATCATCGGCGCCACCGGACCGATGGCGGAGCCCAAGCGCCGCCCCTTCATCGACTGGATCCACACCGCCAACGTCCAGGGCGAGGCGATCCGGAACTTCGTCAAGTGGGACTATCAGCCCACCACCGTCGACGGCGTGCCCGGCGCCTTCGCCCGTGCGTACTCCGTGATGATGAGCGCGCGCCAGGGCCCGGTCTACATGTGCTACGACGCCGGGCTGCAGGAGGCTGAGCTCGACCACGACGTCGAGATGCCGCCCCCGGGGGCGATCGAGGTTCCGGCGCCGCCGGCCGCCGATCCGGCGGCGCTCGAGAAGGCGGCGGACACGCTCGCCGCCGCGCGACGCGTCGCGATCATCGCGGATTTCGCAGCCCGGCCGCCCCATGGCTGGGACCACGTCGTCGCGCTGGCCGAAACCCTCGGCGCCTCGGTCTGGGACGTGGGCTCCCGGCTCAACTTCCCGACCGACCATCCGCTGAACCTCACGATGGACCCCGAGGGCTGCTACAAGGACGTCGACGTCGTCCTCACCCTCGACATTGCCGACTTCGAGAAACCGACCCACGTGCGCGACATTGCGACTCGCACGGTCGTGAGCAAGGTGCCGGCCGGCGCCACCTGGATCGACATCGGCTTCACCGACGTCGAGATCAGCAAGTGGTCGATGGACTACGCCCGGCCTTTCTACGCGCACCAGCGGATGACCGCCGACCCGGTCACCACCGTGCCGCGGCTTACGCGCATGCTCGAGGAGCGGATCGCCAGGACGCCGGGGCTCGCCGAAAGGATCGCGCGCCGCAAGCAGGAGATCGCCGCGCGCCACGCCGAGGTCCGCGCCCGGTGGCGCAAGCAGGCCGAGGAGCACTGGGATCAAAAGCCGATGACCGTACCGCGCCTCGCGCTCGAGGTGTGGGAGGCGATCAAGGGCGAGGACTGGGTCCTGACGGCGGGCGATCTCGGGAGCTGGGGCAAGAAGCTCTGGAGCTTCGACCGCCCCTACTGCCACGGAGGCCGCGAGCTGGGCACCGGCACGCAGATCGGAACCTCGCTCGGCGTCGCCCTCGCCAACAAGGGAACCGGGCGCCTGGTCGTCGATCTTCAGCCCGACGGCGACCTCATGTTCGACGCGGGCTCGCTCTGGGTCGCGGCGAAATACAGGATTCCGATGCTGATCGTCATGTTCAACAACCGCGCCTACTACAACGACTGGAACCACCAGCTCGTGCTGGCGCGGACCCGCGGCACGGACCCCGCCCGGGCGCACATCGGGATGGATCTCTTCGACCCCGACCCGGACTTCGCCGGCCTGGCGCGATCGATGGGCTGGTACGGCGAAGGGCCGATCGAGAACGGCGACGATCTCGGGCCGGCGCTGAAGCGCGCCATCGAGCAGGTGAAACAAGGCCGCCCCGCCCTGGTCGACGCGGTCTGCGACCGCCGCAACCACGGCTGA
- a CDS encoding universal stress protein: MQPPKDTRQLNWLLAWAVVFCDIGTSVYYVPGILYGYVRDATPFFVLLTTGGFILLSLKYIEISWRNPEGGGVVTITTKAFGPMWGCLGGMLITVDYFLTTAISAVSGFEYVGSVFPSLDPHIVLISCAGVAILAGLNIIGIRESATVALVMASASFLANLVVIATAVAVMDAAQWQAVLRHFQMGKGISNYDLLVGFGSAWLAFSGLESISQLSPAMRFPLRRTTRYAMAAVIVTMLVTSPVLTALSIGLLPENVKATQTERFISELGAAVGGFGVKLAVVLTASSLLLFAANTAIIGAYHVFLALVKGGFLPRIVAMRSTTFNTPHIAIGIATFVPIMVIVLTGGEMKVLGDMYAFGLLGAFVFSSLSLDTIRWNLGRRDPGFWIGVLTTGMVLVAWGVNLVEKELATYFGGAVTAIGMLTAVGVRRAWFLDLLVQVPFIQRLQARAYRASEELVKEELQGLMTLSEAVEVKALYPSSTLIAVRDEVPRLIQEGIIRARGKGESALYCIYVEEWPGLFAGDTPHVPNEEGRRTLSAALQTVKQKQVEIVPIWTVSHNAAEAIAKAAKALDVDSVIIGASRRSAFYHMLRGHVVKGLMKKLPRDCHLMIVN; the protein is encoded by the coding sequence ATGCAGCCCCCCAAGGACACGCGGCAGCTTAACTGGCTCCTCGCCTGGGCCGTTGTCTTTTGCGACATCGGCACCTCGGTGTACTACGTTCCCGGGATTCTCTACGGCTACGTCAGGGACGCGACCCCCTTTTTCGTCCTGCTCACCACCGGCGGATTCATTCTCCTTTCGCTCAAGTACATCGAGATCTCCTGGCGCAATCCCGAGGGCGGCGGGGTCGTCACCATCACCACCAAGGCCTTCGGTCCGATGTGGGGCTGCCTCGGCGGCATGCTCATCACCGTGGACTACTTCCTCACCACGGCGATTTCCGCCGTGTCGGGCTTCGAGTACGTCGGGAGCGTCTTCCCCTCGCTCGACCCGCACATCGTCCTGATCTCCTGTGCCGGCGTGGCGATCCTGGCCGGGCTGAACATCATCGGCATCCGCGAGAGCGCCACGGTCGCCTTGGTGATGGCCTCGGCTTCGTTCCTCGCGAACCTCGTGGTGATCGCGACCGCGGTGGCGGTCATGGACGCCGCGCAGTGGCAGGCGGTGCTCCGCCATTTCCAGATGGGAAAAGGGATCTCGAACTACGATCTGCTCGTCGGCTTCGGCTCGGCGTGGCTCGCCTTCTCGGGGCTGGAGAGCATCAGTCAGCTCAGCCCCGCGATGCGTTTTCCGTTGCGGCGGACGACGCGTTACGCGATGGCCGCCGTCATCGTCACGATGCTCGTCACTTCGCCGGTCCTCACCGCGCTTTCCATCGGTCTGCTGCCCGAGAACGTCAAGGCCACCCAGACCGAGCGTTTCATCTCCGAGCTCGGCGCCGCCGTCGGCGGCTTCGGCGTCAAGCTCGCGGTGGTGCTTACCGCCTCGAGCCTGCTGCTTTTCGCGGCGAACACGGCCATCATCGGCGCCTATCACGTCTTTCTCGCCCTGGTGAAGGGAGGTTTCCTGCCGCGGATCGTGGCGATGCGGAGCACCACGTTCAACACGCCGCACATCGCCATCGGGATCGCCACGTTCGTCCCGATAATGGTGATCGTCCTGACCGGCGGCGAAATGAAGGTCCTCGGCGACATGTACGCCTTCGGCCTGCTCGGCGCGTTCGTCTTCTCTTCGCTCAGCCTCGATACGATCCGCTGGAACCTCGGGCGGCGGGACCCGGGCTTCTGGATCGGCGTCCTCACCACCGGGATGGTCCTGGTGGCCTGGGGCGTGAACCTGGTGGAGAAGGAGCTGGCCACCTACTTCGGCGGCGCGGTGACGGCGATCGGCATGCTCACGGCCGTCGGCGTGCGCCGCGCCTGGTTCCTCGACCTGCTCGTCCAGGTTCCTTTCATCCAGCGGCTCCAGGCGCGGGCCTACCGGGCGAGCGAAGAGCTGGTCAAGGAGGAGCTGCAGGGATTGATGACGCTCTCGGAAGCGGTGGAGGTGAAGGCGCTCTACCCCTCCTCGACCCTGATCGCCGTCAGAGACGAGGTCCCGCGCCTGATCCAGGAAGGGATCATCCGTGCCCGCGGCAAGGGTGAATCGGCGCTCTACTGCATCTACGTCGAGGAGTGGCCGGGTCTGTTCGCCGGCGATACGCCGCACGTCCCCAACGAGGAGGGACGCCGCACGCTGAGCGCCGCCCTCCAGACCGTCAAGCAAAAACAGGTCGAGATCGTTCCGATCTGGACGGTCTCGCACAACGCGGCCGAGGCGATCGCCAAGGCTGCCAAGGCGCTCGACGTCGACTCGGTCATCATCGGCGCGTCGCGTCGGTCGGCCTTCTACCATATGCTGCGCGGCCACGTCGTCAAAGGGCTGATGAAAAAGCTGCCGCGCGACTGCCACCTGATGATCGTGAACTGA
- a CDS encoding ABC transporter substrate-binding protein, protein MVRFTIGKFFLVPLVALLASRAFAADGGKPEKTEVVVTYAQPSGAFTPVWVAHEAGLFRKHGLNSKLQLLNPQVSAQAVISEQADFYTDGPDLINARLRGGQVKYFGGTMQQLVFQLWGARELKSVQDLRGKTVAASTPRAALDTATREALKKHGLVPDRDVQILYVQTVPAILSSVIGGKTQAGTLSAPNTLKARDAGLNLLVDIGKLNIPAFQVAYGTTEKYLKNHPNTVLAFLKAIAEGVAVSRKDPATAKKAIAKYAKIEEPKLVDGTYEAFAPYWALSLAVRPEAVQAQFEYLDEREFPNAKNADPKEFFDNSFVAQLERSGFLKSLGMTK, encoded by the coding sequence ATGGTTCGTTTCACGATCGGAAAATTCTTCCTTGTCCCGCTCGTCGCCCTGCTGGCGTCCCGCGCGTTCGCCGCGGACGGCGGCAAGCCGGAGAAAACGGAAGTCGTGGTCACCTACGCGCAGCCGAGCGGCGCCTTCACCCCGGTGTGGGTGGCGCATGAAGCCGGGCTCTTTCGCAAGCACGGGCTCAACTCGAAGCTCCAGCTGCTCAATCCCCAGGTCTCGGCTCAGGCCGTGATCTCCGAACAGGCCGACTTCTACACCGACGGTCCCGACCTGATCAACGCGCGGCTGCGCGGCGGACAGGTGAAGTATTTCGGCGGGACGATGCAGCAGCTGGTCTTTCAACTCTGGGGCGCCAGAGAGCTGAAGAGCGTGCAGGACCTCAGAGGAAAGACCGTCGCGGCGAGCACGCCGAGGGCGGCCCTGGACACGGCGACGCGCGAGGCGCTGAAGAAGCACGGCCTGGTTCCCGACCGCGACGTGCAGATTCTCTACGTGCAGACCGTGCCAGCGATCCTGAGCTCGGTGATCGGCGGCAAGACCCAAGCCGGGACCCTTTCCGCCCCCAACACGCTCAAGGCCAGGGACGCCGGGCTGAATCTGCTCGTCGATATCGGCAAGCTCAACATTCCGGCCTTCCAGGTCGCCTACGGCACGACCGAGAAATACCTGAAGAACCACCCCAACACGGTGCTCGCGTTCCTCAAGGCGATTGCGGAGGGCGTGGCGGTGTCGCGCAAGGATCCGGCGACGGCGAAGAAGGCGATCGCCAAATACGCCAAGATCGAGGAGCCGAAGCTCGTGGACGGGACCTACGAGGCGTTCGCGCCCTACTGGGCGCTGAGCCTCGCCGTGCGCCCCGAGGCAGTCCAGGCGCAGTTCGAATATCTCGACGAGAGGGAGTTCCCGAACGCGAAGAACGCCGATCCGAAGGAGTTCTTCGACAACTCCTTCGTGGCGCAACTCGAGCGCTCGGGCTTCCTGAAAAGCCTGGGCATGACGAAGTAG
- a CDS encoding queuosine precursor transporter, with translation MDAPTRRDLVFLVLAGVFVTNAILGEVTGGKLFTIGPFTASIGVIPWPVVFLTTDLINEYFGREGVKRLTLITIALIVYAFVVLFAAIEVPAAPFSPVTDEQFRAVFGQSLWIIAGSVTAFAVSQLVDVAVFWIVRHRTGGRLLWLRATGSTAISQFIDSFVIIAIAFWLPGKIRTAEFLTVAASNYSYKFLIAVGMTPFIYLGHSLIDRFLGLEEAHRLIERSATTS, from the coding sequence ATGGACGCTCCAACCCGCCGCGATCTCGTCTTTCTGGTGCTCGCCGGTGTCTTCGTCACCAACGCGATCCTGGGCGAGGTCACCGGCGGCAAGCTTTTTACGATCGGCCCTTTCACGGCGAGCATCGGGGTCATCCCGTGGCCGGTGGTCTTTCTCACCACCGATCTGATCAACGAGTACTTCGGCCGCGAGGGCGTGAAACGGCTCACGCTGATCACGATCGCCCTGATCGTCTACGCCTTCGTGGTGCTGTTCGCCGCAATCGAGGTGCCCGCGGCGCCGTTTTCGCCCGTGACCGACGAGCAGTTCCGGGCGGTCTTCGGCCAGTCGCTGTGGATCATCGCCGGCAGCGTGACCGCATTCGCCGTCAGCCAGCTCGTTGACGTCGCGGTTTTCTGGATCGTCCGCCACCGCACGGGCGGCAGGCTGCTCTGGCTCCGGGCCACGGGATCGACCGCGATCTCGCAGTTCATCGACAGCTTCGTGATCATCGCCATCGCCTTCTGGCTGCCGGGAAAGATCCGGACGGCGGAGTTCCTGACCGTCGCCGCGTCGAACTACTCGTACAAGTTCCTGATCGCCGTCGGCATGACGCCGTTCATCTACCTGGGCCACTCGCTGATCGACCGGTTCCTGGGGTTGGAGGAGGCGCACCGTCTGATCGAACGATCGGCCACGACCAGCTAG
- a CDS encoding tetratricopeptide repeat protein, translating to MTKEELYIRGMELFAEGRLEEAAAAYRAALADDPAYPDALHALAMTYAQQEKLDDAIAVGEKLIEVAPQDELAYTSLSIFYQRKGMIAEAERVAAQARTLGWKRQLEEQKASKKD from the coding sequence ATGACCAAGGAAGAGCTCTACATCCGGGGAATGGAGCTTTTTGCCGAGGGGCGCCTCGAAGAGGCGGCCGCCGCTTATCGGGCGGCTCTTGCGGACGACCCGGCTTATCCCGACGCGCTGCACGCGCTCGCCATGACCTATGCCCAGCAGGAGAAGCTCGACGACGCGATCGCGGTCGGCGAGAAGCTGATCGAGGTCGCGCCGCAGGACGAGCTGGCTTACACGAGCCTGTCGATCTTCTACCAGCGCAAGGGAATGATCGCGGAAGCCGAGCGAGTCGCGGCGCAGGCCCGCACCCTCGGCTGGAAGCGGCAGCTCGAAGAGCAAAAGGCCTCCAAGAAAGACTAG
- a CDS encoding response regulator — MSLPLQYFQKLVESCPDIIISVDRRGIVTFYNDGARQNLGFSPGEVLGKSVLEIYPSLDEARKVMAAMRADSGDGRGRVRNFETTFKTKKGELIPVAISASIIYDERGREVGSIGFAKDIREIRRRDRLVTLAEVAIGLSHEINNSLEVLVNQVEMLRCYVGRVSTDEDYIVESERIESVASQIRKIQEITSRIGRMAEEGEYGTREYLGGKMMADLRVEDAGSCAARSKVDARYPLSGLRVLVVDDDPGIRQSLRDLLEEERCEIATAASGAEALEQLGHGEFDMVLSDVVMPDMDGYQLYQSVKKELPGLPVVLMTAFNYDKDHIIKRSCLEGLQGAIFKKPVNPVLLKRLLLQQCRPRRAREPRRPSLH, encoded by the coding sequence ATGTCTCTACCCCTACAATACTTTCAAAAGCTCGTCGAGAGCTGCCCCGACATCATCATCTCGGTCGACCGGCGAGGTATCGTCACCTTCTACAACGACGGAGCGCGCCAGAACCTCGGCTTTTCGCCGGGCGAGGTGCTGGGCAAAAGCGTCCTGGAGATATATCCCAGCCTCGACGAAGCGCGCAAGGTCATGGCGGCGATGCGGGCCGACTCGGGCGACGGCAGGGGGCGTGTGCGCAATTTCGAGACCACGTTCAAGACGAAAAAGGGTGAGCTGATCCCGGTGGCGATTTCCGCATCGATCATCTATGACGAGCGGGGGCGCGAGGTCGGCTCGATCGGCTTCGCCAAGGACATCCGCGAGATCCGGCGGCGGGATCGTCTCGTCACTCTCGCCGAGGTGGCCATCGGACTTTCGCACGAGATCAACAACTCCCTGGAGGTCCTCGTCAACCAGGTGGAGATGCTGCGCTGCTACGTGGGGCGCGTCTCGACGGACGAGGACTACATCGTCGAGTCCGAGCGGATCGAGTCGGTGGCTTCCCAGATCCGCAAGATCCAGGAGATCACGAGCCGCATCGGGCGGATGGCCGAGGAGGGCGAGTACGGGACGCGGGAATATCTCGGCGGCAAGATGATGGCCGACCTTCGCGTCGAGGACGCGGGCTCGTGCGCGGCGCGGTCGAAGGTCGACGCACGCTATCCGCTGAGCGGCCTGCGGGTGCTGGTGGTCGACGACGACCCCGGCATTCGCCAGTCGCTGCGCGACCTGCTCGAGGAAGAGCGCTGCGAGATCGCGACCGCGGCCTCGGGCGCCGAGGCGCTGGAGCAGCTGGGGCACGGCGAGTTCGACATGGTCCTGAGCGACGTGGTGATGCCCGACATGGACGGTTACCAGCTCTACCAGTCGGTAAAGAAGGAGCTCCCGGGGCTGCCGGTGGTCCTGATGACGGCCTTCAACTACGACAAAGACCATATCATCAAGCGAAGCTGTCTGGAGGGCCTTCAGGGGGCGATCTTCAAAAAACCCGTCAACCCGGTCCTCCTCAAGAGACTTCTTCTCCAGCAATGTCGCCCCCGACGGGCCCGAGAGCCCCGACGACCGAGCCTCCATTGA
- a CDS encoding thiamine pyrophosphate-binding protein yields the protein MAKPAAKETIKKSSQRWQSDVIVDLIKQFEFPYIALNPGASFRGLHDSLVNYGENQPPMLLCNHEKIAVQIAHGYAKATGRPMMAIVHNVVGLLHAPMGIYYAYIDRCPVFIVGATGPMDEKLRRPFIDWIHTAFAQSDAIRNFIKWDYQPGSIHGVPDSFARAYSIMMTEPQGPVYVCYDSALQESPLKEELQLPRYTVKIPSRIAPEPAAIEQGADMLVAAENPLLLTEYAARMPIGFQPTVELAETVGASVYDVNKRLGFPNRHPLSVSFHPDAFKGVDLVAALDVVDWTRGSHKLNTQTREITVVTEPDCKWIDVGFADIEISKWATDYNKHHNWDLRVLGDTALAIPALTAACRKRIDGDKRLAARVAERKRAIGERHARQWQKWQEQVKEQWDQRPMAESRLAHEVWQVIKDEDWVLTANTLKEWVHKVWDFDRPYRHAGRELGTGTQIGMSIGVALAYKGTGKLVVDLQPDGDLMFDLGALWMPVKHEIPMLIVMYNNRAYYNDWAHQIHMAHQRGTDPARAYIGMDLEAPAPDFAHIARGMGWYAEGPIEDPAEVAPALRRAIARVKAGTPALVDTVVWRRGENA from the coding sequence ATGGCAAAGCCCGCCGCGAAGGAAACGATCAAGAAATCCAGCCAGCGCTGGCAATCCGACGTCATCGTCGACCTTATCAAGCAGTTCGAGTTTCCCTATATCGCGCTCAATCCCGGTGCGAGCTTCCGCGGCCTGCACGACTCCCTGGTCAACTACGGCGAGAACCAGCCGCCAATGCTCCTCTGCAACCACGAGAAGATCGCGGTGCAGATCGCGCACGGCTACGCCAAAGCCACCGGCCGCCCGATGATGGCGATCGTCCACAACGTCGTCGGGCTGCTGCATGCTCCGATGGGGATCTACTACGCCTACATCGACCGCTGCCCGGTCTTCATCGTCGGGGCGACCGGCCCGATGGACGAGAAGCTCCGCCGGCCGTTCATCGACTGGATCCACACCGCGTTCGCCCAGAGCGATGCGATCCGCAACTTCATCAAGTGGGATTACCAGCCCGGCAGCATCCACGGCGTCCCTGACTCCTTCGCCCGCGCCTACTCGATCATGATGACCGAGCCGCAGGGGCCGGTTTACGTGTGCTACGACTCGGCGCTGCAGGAAAGCCCGCTCAAGGAGGAGCTGCAGCTCCCGAGGTACACCGTGAAAATCCCCTCCCGGATCGCGCCCGAGCCCGCCGCGATCGAGCAGGGCGCCGACATGCTGGTGGCCGCCGAGAACCCGTTGCTGCTCACCGAGTACGCCGCGCGCATGCCCATCGGCTTCCAGCCCACCGTCGAGCTGGCGGAAACCGTCGGCGCGTCGGTTTACGACGTCAACAAGCGGCTGGGATTCCCCAACCGCCATCCGCTGAGCGTCAGCTTTCATCCCGACGCCTTCAAGGGCGTCGATCTCGTCGCGGCGCTGGACGTCGTCGACTGGACGCGAGGCTCGCACAAGCTCAATACCCAGACGCGCGAGATCACCGTGGTGACCGAGCCGGACTGCAAATGGATCGACGTCGGTTTCGCCGACATCGAGATCAGCAAGTGGGCGACCGACTACAACAAGCACCACAACTGGGATCTCCGCGTGCTCGGCGACACCGCGCTGGCGATTCCCGCCCTCACGGCCGCCTGCCGCAAGCGGATCGACGGCGACAAGCGACTGGCGGCGCGCGTCGCGGAGCGCAAGCGGGCGATCGGCGAGCGGCATGCGCGCCAGTGGCAGAAATGGCAGGAGCAGGTCAAGGAGCAGTGGGACCAGCGCCCGATGGCCGAGTCGCGTCTCGCGCACGAGGTCTGGCAGGTGATCAAGGACGAGGACTGGGTGCTCACAGCCAACACGCTCAAAGAGTGGGTGCACAAGGTCTGGGACTTCGACCGTCCCTACCGCCACGCGGGCCGCGAGCTCGGCACCGGCACGCAGATCGGCATGTCGATCGGCGTGGCGCTCGCCTACAAGGGAACGGGCAAGCTCGTGGTCGACCTCCAGCCCGACGGGGATCTGATGTTCGACCTCGGCGCGCTGTGGATGCCGGTCAAGCACGAGATCCCGATGTTGATCGTGATGTACAACAACCGCGCCTACTACAACGACTGGGCGCACCAGATCCACATGGCGCACCAGAGGGGCACCGACCCCGCCCGCGCCTACATCGGCATGGACCTCGAGGCGCCGGCCCCCGACTTCGCGCACATCGCGCGGGGCATGGGATGGTACGCCGAGGGGCCCATCGAGGACCCGGCCGAGGTCGCCCCGGCGCTGCGGCGCGCGATCGCCCGGGTGAAAGCCGGAACGCCCGCGCTGGTGGACACGGTCGTCTGGCGGCGGGGCGAGAACGCGTAA